In bacterium, the genomic stretch GAGCGCGCCCGCCGATCCGCGCGTCATGGCCGCCACCCGGGGGCCGAGGGCATGTATCCGGCGGAGCGCCGCTTCGGGCTCCTCCTCCCCGGTAAAGAGAGAGGGAAAATCCTCGGCGGCCACCAGATAATCAGTCAGCCCGACGAGCTTTTCCATCCCGGGAAGCACCCGTTCGGCATCGAGGGAAACGGGGATTCCGCTCTCGCGGGCCCATCTCGCCGCCTGAATCTCGGCCTCCATGGAATGGCCGTCGAGATGGAGTATCCGCCCCGCGCGGACGATCCCCTCGCTCACATCCCCCGGGGAGAGCATGACCTCCCGCCGCCACATGATCGTCCGCGCCCCCCGCGCCGCGACGGCTTCTCCCGAGGCGACGATGATGACGGCGAACTGGCTGGCGCGCCCCGGCTGCACCACCATCCCCTCGGTGTTGACCCCCTCCTCATCGAGACTCTCTCTGGAGAAGGCGCCCTCCGCGTCGTCTCCCACCGCGCCGATGAACGCGGTCCGGAGGCCAAGCCGGGAGAGGGCTGCCATGGCCGTCGCCGCCTGTCCCCCGCCCTGGCGGGTCACCTCCTGGAGCGGTCCTTTCGTGTTGAAGGCCGGAAACTGATCCACCCGGCAGAGCAGATCGACGGAGTTGAGACCGATGCCCACGGCATCAAAGCGGATTTTTTGCGCCATGTCGTATGTCCGGCTCAGGAAAATTCGCGGAAGCGGACGCCCCCCGGATCGGCCGCCTGAAGCGCTTCCCGCTCTTCGTCCGTCGGCTCGGGCGTCTCGGGCGCCGCCTCGCAGGGTCCGGGGTCAAAGCCCGTGGCCGCGCGCACTTCATCCGCGGACACCCCGGCGTGGCGGCTCTCGATCTGGAGCCTCCCTTCCAGGGATCGGAAAACACACAGCGGCGTGATCACCCGATCCACCCGGCCCGAGGCGGTGACGTAATCGCACCGCTCGGGAAAACTCCGGGGATCGTGCTGCGTCCGCCAGAGAACGGTGCGGCCCGCCGTGGGCAGGATCGCCGCGCTGCCCGCCCCGCCCGGCAGGCGCACCTTCGGCCTCGCGGGATCTCCGATGAAGGAAAGGTTGATGTCGCCCCGCGCATCAATTTGCGCCCCGCCGAGAAACGCCAGATCGAGCCCCCCCCGCGCGGAGAGATCGAAGATTTGCGAGAGATTGAAGATCGAGCGCGCTCCCTGGAGCAGCGGATCGCCGACCGTCGAGGCCGGAAGGTGCACGGGGGAGGAATTCACCCCGCCGGGGATGTTCAGATAGGTCAGCTGGGGCGCATGGGTGCGGCGCGCCAGCGCGATCGCCACCATGGGCAAGAGAGAGGCCACGCCGTGAAACACGGTCTCCCCGTCGCGGATCTGCCGGGCGAGAAAGACGGCCATCCGATCGGCGGTGCGGCGGACCGCGGCGGAAGCGGGAGCGTTCAACCGCGGCTCCTCTCGGC encodes the following:
- a CDS encoding PfkB family carbohydrate kinase; this encodes MAQKIRFDAVGIGLNSVDLLCRVDQFPAFNTKGPLQEVTRQGGGQAATAMAALSRLGLRTAFIGAVGDDAEGAFSRESLDEEGVNTEGMVVQPGRASQFAVIIVASGEAVAARGARTIMWRREVMLSPGDVSEGIVRAGRILHLDGHSMEAEIQAARWARESGIPVSLDAERVLPGMEKLVGLTDYLVAAEDFPSLFTGEEEPEAALRRIHALGPRVAAMTRGSAGALAFDGALFYDSPGFEVDAVDTTGAGDAFHAGFLFGVLQDYGLERTLRFANAVAAMNCRRLGGRAGLPDLQEAETFLSERLGLGNS
- a CDS encoding CoA-transferase, encoding MNAPASAAVRRTADRMAVFLARQIRDGETVFHGVASLLPMVAIALARRTHAPQLTYLNIPGGVNSSPVHLPASTVGDPLLQGARSIFNLSQIFDLSARGGLDLAFLGGAQIDARGDINLSFIGDPARPKVRLPGGAGSAAILPTAGRTVLWRTQHDPRSFPERCDYVTASGRVDRVITPLCVFRSLEGRLQIESRHAGVSADEVRAATGFDPGPCEAAPETPEPTDEEREALQAADPGGVRFREFS